From Streptomyces qinzhouensis, one genomic window encodes:
- a CDS encoding STM4013/SEN3800 family hydrolase — protein MNAVVGRDDLLFVTLDTLRYDVAEELAAAGRIPNLARHLPGGTWQRRHAPGSFTYASHQAMFAGFLPTPAAPGPHPRLFAARFAGSETTAGRTWVFDTPDLVSGLAATGYRTVCVGGVGFFNRQGPLGSVLPGLFQESHWEPEFGVASPTSFASQVERVEEIVAGLPYEQRLFLFVNVPSLHQPNWFHLPGATREAGDSRATHAAALEYVDRYIGRLFAAAASRRRCFAVVCSDHGTTYGDDGYTGHRLGHEAVWTVPYAHFFLDPPAGGPAVRPEAAV, from the coding sequence ATGAACGCGGTCGTCGGCCGGGACGATCTGCTGTTCGTCACCCTGGACACCCTGCGGTACGACGTCGCCGAGGAGCTGGCGGCGGCCGGGCGTATCCCGAACCTGGCCCGGCATCTGCCCGGCGGCACCTGGCAGCGGCGGCATGCTCCCGGCAGCTTCACCTACGCCTCCCATCAGGCGATGTTCGCCGGTTTTCTGCCCACCCCCGCAGCACCCGGACCGCATCCGCGGCTCTTCGCCGCCCGGTTCGCGGGCAGTGAGACCACCGCGGGCCGCACCTGGGTCTTCGACACCCCCGATCTGGTGTCGGGACTGGCCGCCACCGGGTACCGCACGGTGTGCGTGGGCGGGGTCGGCTTCTTCAACCGGCAGGGGCCGCTGGGCTCCGTACTGCCGGGCCTGTTCCAGGAGAGCCACTGGGAGCCGGAGTTCGGGGTGGCTTCACCCACCTCCTTCGCCTCCCAGGTGGAGCGGGTCGAGGAGATCGTCGCCGGACTCCCGTACGAGCAACGGCTCTTCCTCTTCGTCAACGTCCCGTCGCTGCACCAGCCCAATTGGTTCCATCTGCCGGGCGCCACCCGGGAGGCGGGCGACTCCCGCGCCACCCACGCCGCCGCCCTGGAGTACGTGGACCGGTACATCGGCCGGCTCTTCGCGGCCGCCGCGAGCCGCCGTCGCTGCTTCGCCGTCGTCTGCTCCGACCACGGCACGACCTACGGCGACGACGGCTACACCGGCCACCGGCTGGGCCACGAGGCCGTCTGGACGGTGCCGTACGCCCACTTCTTCCTCGACCCGCCCGCCGGGGGCCCCGCAGTCCGGCCGGAGGCCGCCGTATGA
- a CDS encoding STM4014 family protein encodes MTVTTSAPVPPRDLRIALVGAPEGRRVALFREAARAAGLPPVRVVPWADALSGRAEFRRGEWVRIESPGEDPGADAILRGGGEPTRVEGSGRWYTGFVAAVREVSAAVTAAGAVALDDPDQLAVLFDKRLCHGALRDAGVPVPESPTSGAQAPPVRGWDDVRTSARGAGPDRIFVKLAHGSSASGVLAVETASGGRVRATTSVERDDRGRLFNSLRVRRYTRETEIAAIVDALAPDGLHIERWLPKAHQNGRSADLRIVVTDGRATHAVLRTSRSPMTNLHLGGARGDLAAARAAIDRSGGDWADALAICERAADRFPGALRVGVDLLPLRGWRTFAVGEVNAFGDLLPGLLGLPDGPADGLDTYGAQLAALRRRTAGPGAPPPTVPPDPRPHTAPRDTEPPSTAPRAGNDRAHV; translated from the coding sequence ATGACCGTGACGACGTCCGCGCCCGTACCGCCCCGGGACCTCAGGATCGCCCTGGTCGGCGCTCCGGAAGGCCGCCGGGTCGCCCTCTTCCGGGAGGCGGCCCGGGCCGCCGGGCTGCCCCCGGTACGGGTGGTGCCCTGGGCGGACGCCCTGAGCGGCCGGGCGGAGTTCCGCCGCGGCGAGTGGGTGCGGATCGAGTCCCCCGGCGAGGACCCGGGCGCCGACGCGATCCTGCGCGGCGGCGGTGAGCCGACCCGGGTGGAGGGCAGCGGCCGCTGGTACACGGGGTTCGTCGCCGCGGTCCGCGAGGTGTCGGCCGCCGTCACGGCGGCCGGCGCCGTCGCCCTGGACGATCCGGACCAGCTGGCCGTCCTGTTCGACAAGCGGCTCTGTCACGGCGCGCTCCGGGACGCGGGTGTACCGGTGCCCGAATCGCCGACCTCGGGCGCCCAGGCCCCGCCCGTCCGCGGCTGGGACGATGTCCGGACGTCGGCCCGCGGCGCCGGGCCGGACCGGATATTCGTCAAGCTCGCACACGGCTCGTCGGCGTCCGGGGTGCTCGCCGTCGAGACGGCGAGCGGCGGCCGGGTGCGGGCGACGACGTCCGTCGAGCGCGACGACCGCGGCAGGCTCTTCAACTCCCTGCGGGTACGGCGCTATACGCGGGAGACCGAGATCGCCGCGATCGTGGACGCCCTCGCCCCCGACGGGCTCCATATCGAGCGCTGGCTGCCGAAGGCGCACCAGAACGGCCGGAGCGCCGATCTGCGGATCGTCGTCACGGACGGCCGCGCCACCCATGCCGTACTGCGCACCAGCCGCTCCCCCATGACCAATCTCCACCTCGGCGGCGCCCGCGGCGATCTGGCCGCGGCCAGGGCGGCGATCGACCGGTCCGGCGGCGACTGGGCGGACGCGCTCGCGATCTGCGAGCGGGCCGCGGACCGCTTCCCGGGGGCGCTGCGGGTCGGCGTCGACCTTCTGCCGCTGCGCGGCTGGCGGACGTTCGCCGTCGGGGAGGTCAACGCCTTCGGCGATCTGCTGCCGGGTCTGCTGGGGCTGCCGGACGGCCCCGCCGACGGGCTCGACACCTACGGGGCGCAGCTCGCCGCTCTCCGGCGACGGACGGCGGGCCCCGGCGCGCCGCCGCCCACCGTGCCGCCCGATCCGCGGCCGCACACCGCACCGCGGGACACCGAACCACCGAGTACCGCACCGAGAGCAGGGAACGATCGTGCCCACGTCTGA
- a CDS encoding STM4015 family protein translates to MSELQELSGLPVFDFPTENEGGDSKRGKGRGKDTEAELPAAGAVAWRIAMNAYDSEGPWEDEFARFLTLVDTTEVRAFIVGVWPEAYESSPESIVKALVDAADRFPALRSLYFGDISGEECEISWINQGAVSPLLEAFPQLEEFGVRGGQDLELKPVRHERLRSLSVETGGLDAEVVRDIAASDFPALEILDLWLGTSEYGATASLEDLEPFLTGVRLPKLRHLALHNSDMQDRIAGAVASAPVVARLEVLDLSMGTLSDEGAQALLEGQPLTHLKKLDLSHHYLTEAMEERLRTTLGAEGVELDLSDSQYEEWDQDGDWDSRYVSVGE, encoded by the coding sequence ATGAGCGAATTGCAGGAGTTGTCCGGCCTGCCCGTCTTCGACTTCCCCACCGAGAACGAGGGCGGGGACAGCAAGCGAGGAAAGGGCAGAGGCAAGGACACCGAGGCCGAACTGCCCGCCGCCGGTGCGGTGGCCTGGCGGATCGCGATGAACGCCTACGACAGCGAGGGGCCCTGGGAGGACGAGTTCGCCCGCTTTCTGACGCTGGTGGACACCACCGAGGTCCGGGCGTTCATCGTCGGCGTCTGGCCGGAGGCCTACGAGAGCTCCCCCGAATCGATCGTCAAGGCGCTGGTCGACGCCGCCGACCGGTTCCCGGCGCTGCGTTCCCTGTACTTCGGCGATATCTCGGGCGAGGAGTGCGAGATCTCGTGGATCAACCAGGGCGCGGTCTCCCCGCTGCTGGAGGCCTTCCCGCAGCTGGAGGAGTTCGGTGTCCGGGGCGGCCAGGATCTCGAGCTGAAGCCGGTCCGCCACGAGCGGCTGCGCTCCCTGTCCGTCGAGACCGGCGGACTCGACGCCGAGGTGGTACGGGACATCGCCGCGTCCGACTTCCCCGCGCTGGAGATCCTCGACCTGTGGCTGGGCACTTCGGAGTACGGGGCGACGGCCTCACTCGAGGACCTGGAGCCGTTCCTGACCGGCGTCCGGCTGCCGAAACTGCGCCATCTGGCGCTCCACAACAGCGATATGCAGGACCGGATCGCCGGGGCGGTCGCGAGCGCGCCCGTGGTCGCCCGGCTGGAGGTCCTCGACCTCTCCATGGGCACCCTCAGCGACGAGGGCGCCCAGGCTCTGCTGGAGGGGCAGCCGCTGACCCATCTCAAGAAGCTCGACCTCTCCCACCACTATCTGACCGAGGCCATGGAGGAGCGGCTGCGGACCACCCTCGGGGCCGAAGGGGTCGAGCTGGACCTGAGCGACAGCCAGTACGAGGAGTGGGACCAGGACGGGGACTGGGACAGCCGCTACGTCTCCGTGGGCGAATGA
- a CDS encoding DUF6745 domain-containing protein — translation MQKLAEVEDIQHSESAGNAGNAGNAENAENAGITGDHGNGDGTAGTDTTAGWRAVAAATGPADRAAAEEGLRLAYRGAGLPEPERIVWAGSPLEAVGIVRALGDEKGSSVRDQVRTRPWADERRRVHDALGPGGWTELWSNTGARLWDTTRSLADRIRAGILDRLAEAAGIDPSSDDGLEDRLALETETRQVLLDAVLGQHDAAWLAAFDGRSERLEGLARIAAAAGWWWPYEKTVVICERPVELHRDEAGRLDHGAGPALRFPDGFALYAWRGMPVPAAFLDELPSIDPARIQREENAELRRVMLEFYGYDRYLAESGARPVHKDEAGTLWRIRMDGDEDVVMVEVINSTPEPDGTYRTYWLRVPPTTGTAKEGVAWTFGLDEGTYAPLRQT, via the coding sequence ATGCAGAAGCTCGCCGAGGTCGAGGACATCCAGCACAGCGAGAGCGCTGGGAACGCAGGAAACGCAGGAAACGCAGAGAACGCAGAGAACGCAGGAATCACCGGGGACCACGGGAACGGCGACGGCACCGCAGGCACCGACACCACCGCCGGATGGCGGGCCGTGGCGGCGGCCACCGGCCCGGCGGACCGGGCCGCAGCCGAGGAGGGCCTCCGGCTGGCCTACCGCGGCGCCGGACTGCCCGAGCCGGAGAGGATCGTCTGGGCGGGCTCGCCGCTGGAGGCGGTCGGCATCGTCCGGGCCCTCGGGGACGAGAAGGGCAGCTCCGTCCGCGACCAGGTGCGCACCCGCCCGTGGGCCGACGAGCGGCGGAGGGTCCATGACGCGCTGGGCCCCGGCGGCTGGACGGAGCTGTGGAGCAACACCGGTGCCCGGCTCTGGGACACCACCCGGTCCCTCGCCGACCGGATCCGCGCCGGGATCCTGGACCGGCTGGCCGAGGCCGCCGGGATCGACCCCTCGTCCGACGACGGACTGGAGGACCGGCTGGCCCTGGAGACCGAGACCCGCCAGGTTCTCCTCGACGCGGTGCTCGGCCAGCACGACGCCGCCTGGCTCGCCGCCTTCGACGGGCGGAGCGAGCGGCTCGAAGGACTGGCCCGGATCGCGGCCGCCGCGGGCTGGTGGTGGCCGTACGAGAAGACCGTGGTGATCTGCGAGCGCCCCGTCGAACTCCACCGTGACGAAGCCGGACGCCTCGACCACGGCGCCGGACCGGCGCTGCGGTTCCCCGACGGATTCGCCCTCTACGCCTGGCGCGGCATGCCGGTGCCCGCCGCCTTCCTCGACGAGCTGCCGTCCATCGACCCCGCGCGCATACAGCGCGAGGAGAACGCCGAACTGCGCCGCGTGATGCTGGAGTTCTACGGCTATGACCGCTATCTCGCCGAATCCGGCGCCCGGCCCGTGCACAAGGACGAGGCCGGCACGCTCTGGCGGATCCGGATGGACGGCGACGAGGACGTCGTGATGGTCGAGGTGATCAACTCCACGCCGGAGCCGGACGGTACGTACCGCACGTACTGGCTGCGGGTGCCCCCGACGACCGGCACGGCGAAGGAGGGCGTGGCCTGGACCTTCGGTCTGGACGAGGGGACGTACGCGCCGCTGCGCCAGACCTGA
- a CDS encoding TetR/AcrR family transcriptional regulator, producing the protein MSQETRLKLLEGALRTVREQGIAKASARAIATTAGVNQALVFYHFGSVDELLAESCRHGARQRVERHRERLAEVSTLAELLAFGREMHQEERANGSVAALAQLLAGAQTQPRLGPATAAGLELWITEIETVLVRVLAGTPLGEFADPAGLARAVSASFVGLELYEGVDPEGAERALDALERLAELAAVLDGLGPLGRRAVRHRIQRHSAG; encoded by the coding sequence GTGAGCCAGGAGACCAGGCTGAAGCTGCTGGAGGGGGCGCTGCGCACGGTACGGGAGCAGGGCATCGCCAAGGCGTCGGCCCGGGCGATCGCCACCACGGCGGGGGTCAATCAGGCACTGGTCTTCTATCACTTCGGGTCGGTGGACGAACTGCTGGCCGAGTCCTGCCGGCACGGCGCCCGGCAGCGCGTCGAACGCCACCGCGAGCGGCTCGCGGAGGTCTCGACGCTCGCCGAACTCCTCGCCTTCGGGCGGGAGATGCACCAGGAGGAGCGGGCCAACGGCAGCGTCGCGGCGCTGGCCCAGTTGCTCGCGGGGGCCCAGACCCAGCCCCGGCTCGGGCCCGCGACCGCGGCCGGTCTGGAGCTGTGGATCACCGAGATCGAGACCGTGCTCGTACGGGTGCTGGCGGGCACTCCGCTGGGCGAGTTCGCCGACCCCGCGGGGCTCGCCCGGGCCGTCTCGGCCTCCTTCGTCGGTCTGGAGCTGTACGAGGGCGTCGATCCGGAGGGGGCGGAGCGGGCCCTCGACGCGCTGGAGCGGCTGGCGGAACTGGCCGCCGTACTCGACGGGCTGGGACCACTGGGCCGGCGTGCCGTACGGCACCGTATCCAGCGGCACTCCGCGGGATAG
- a CDS encoding DUF4166 domain-containing protein, whose amino-acid sequence MTSAPASLFRTVMGDAFERLHPQLRRRFSVGLDSGEACTGRGVMDRIWHGGSPLVAPFLKPFFALGATRNVLVPRTGRAIPFTIENVPYRDSFGRETVTFVRTFAFPGGPRRFDATMVLDPRGDRILDYLGTHQHLASELRPTAEPDGSLLIRSGIHRFREGPVDVRVPALIGGDAEVREAYDETTGRFRIRVRVTNRRFGPLFGYEGTFTAAYHDVRSCGVRAGLRPVREEIRA is encoded by the coding sequence ATGACCAGCGCACCCGCCTCCCTCTTCCGTACTGTCATGGGCGACGCGTTCGAACGACTGCACCCCCAGTTGCGGCGCCGGTTCTCCGTCGGGCTCGACAGCGGGGAGGCCTGCACGGGCCGGGGAGTGATGGACCGGATCTGGCACGGCGGATCGCCCCTGGTCGCCCCCTTCCTGAAGCCTTTCTTCGCCCTCGGCGCCACCCGCAACGTCCTCGTGCCCCGCACCGGCCGGGCGATTCCCTTCACCATTGAGAACGTGCCGTACCGGGACTCCTTCGGACGGGAGACCGTCACCTTCGTCCGTACCTTCGCCTTCCCCGGCGGCCCTCGGCGGTTCGACGCGACGATGGTCCTCGACCCGCGCGGCGACCGGATCCTCGACTATCTGGGCACTCATCAGCACCTCGCCAGCGAACTCCGCCCCACTGCCGAACCGGACGGTTCGCTGCTGATCCGCTCGGGGATCCACCGCTTCCGCGAGGGGCCGGTCGACGTCCGCGTACCGGCGCTGATCGGCGGGGACGCCGAGGTCCGTGAGGCATACGACGAGACCACGGGACGGTTCCGGATCCGGGTCCGGGTGACCAACCGGCGCTTCGGGCCGCTGTTCGGGTACGAGGGAACGTTCACCGCCGCGTACCACGACGTACGCTCGTGCGGGGTGCGCGCCGGGCTGCGCCCGGTACGCGAGGAGATACGGGCGTGA